DNA from Chitinophaga pendula:
ATCATGCGCAGGGGATCGTCGCTAAAAGTCTGATCCGGTTGCAGGGGGGTACGGATGAGCTTACGTTCGAGATCGCCGAGGCCATCGAAGGGGTCTACGAGAGCACCATAGTCGGCATCGTTGAGGCTGATAGCCATGGCGTTGATGGTAAAATCTCGGCGTAGCTGGTCATCTTCCAGGGTACCATTTTCCACTGCCGGGTTTCGGGAGTTTTCACGGTAGCTTTCTTTGCGGGCACCGACGAATTCAATTTCCAAGCCATTCCACTTCACTTGGGCGGTGCCGTAGGTTTTAAAGAAGCTGACGGGTACCTCTTCGCCGAAGGCAGCTGCTACCCGGTGGGCCAATGCGATGCCATCTCCTACGCAGACTACATCCATGTCTTTGGTGCGTCTATTGATCAGCTTATCGCGTACGAAGCCCCCTATCAGGTAACAGGGTACTCCCAGCTCTTGTGCTGACAGTGCGATCTGTTCCAGTATTTTACGCTCCTGAAGGGTGCAGGGTATGTCTATAGGCTTTCTGCTGATCATATTCCGAAAATGAGTAAAACCGCAAAAGTAAGGCTTCTACGCTAAAGTCAAAAGGCTCCATTGCTGAAAAGTGGTCATACGCGGCTTTTTTGGCCGTCATGATGGTGTTGTCAGTCTCTAATTATTTCCATTGAACCATCTTTTCTGATCCGGACGATACGGGAAGCTGTGGCGGGTTGCAGATCATTTTGCCGGTGTTGTACGATATAGTCCACCCCTGTCCTTATCGCAAGGCTGACCTCTTTAAAGTTAGCCGGGGAGGGTTCTCCACTGATATTAGCGGAGGTGGATACCAATGGTACGCGTAATCTTTTGATAAGATGGCGGCAGAAAGTGTCTTTCACGATGCGGATGGCAACGCTGCCATCGGTGGCGATGACATTGGGCGCCATGCCCAGTGCTCCTTCGTAGATGATGGTAGTAGGCCGGTCGAAGCTATCGATAATATCAGCGATGGCCGGATCTGGCTGGGAGGTATATTTCACGAGGTCTCTGGCTTCGGCGAGGAGTATGACCAGGCTTTTACTTTCGTGGCGTTTTTTCAGGGCGAAGACCTTTTCTACTGCAGCGGGATTGGTGGCATCGCATCCGATGCCCCAGATAGTATCTGTGGGATAGAGTATTAGTCCTCCGTTGCGTAGTATCTGCAGGCTGGCGGTGATATCCGCTTCAAATTCCATTTCCAAATTGATCATTACTTTATTGGTTCATTACGGACTGGTATACGGCCATCACTCCTTCTGCACAACGTTCTGGTGTGAACTGATGTGCATGTATCCAGCCTTTTTCTTTCATGCCGGTCACCAGCTGCTGATCCTGGAGTAACTGCTGCATGGCGGCGGCCAGGGTCTCTGGACGTAGTGGATCTATGTATATGGCAGCGTCGCCAGCGGTCTCTCCGAAGCAGGAGCCCTGTGAGGTAATAACCGGCGTACGGCTCCAGAGTGCTTCGAGAATGGGAATGCCAAACCCCTCGAATATGGAAGGGTATAACAATGCCTGCGCGCCCTGATACAGTAATGGCAGGGCTGCCTGTGGCAGCCGTGTTTGTTCGTTGAGCCATATGACGTGTTGTTGAAGACCTGCTTCTGTGATGGCTGTCTTAACTTTCTTTTTATACTGTTTTCCATCGCCCAGTACTACGAGCGGGACATCCACCTTTCCTTTGAGCTGTTGCATGGCGTGGACGATGCCCAGGAGGTTCTTCCGTTCTATCACGGAGCCGACATACAGGAAGTAGGTAGCGGGCAGGTGGAAGCGGGTGCGGAAGCCGGCGATCTCATCCTGACTGTGATGGATGCTGAATACCGGGTCGCAGCTTTGGTAGGCGACGGTTATTTTTTCGGCCGGTGTCTTATAAAATGTGATCAAATCTTCTTTGGTCTGTTGGCTGATAGCGATGATCTGATCTGCATGACGGCAAGCGTATATTGCCTTACTGCGATAAGTGCGCACGTCAATAGGATTATATTGGCGTGGGTATCTTTCAAAGATCAGATCGTGCATAGTTACGACACTTTTGACGCCGCTATGTTGTATACCGAAAGGTATTTCATGACTGAGGCCGTGGTAGAGGTCGACCTGTTGTCGTTGCAAATCTTTCACGGCATATTTGCTTCTCCAGGCGCTACGCAGCCATTTGTGCAGCTGTTCGCGGGGAAGCACGACGTGCATGTTATAGTGATCTTCCGGTTTGTAGCGTGTTGTTTGCCTAGGTGTGAACAGGTAGTAGGTATGTTCCGGATAGCGGTTAGCCAAGGCGCTGATCAGCGACCGGCTATAGTTACCTAGCCCGGTAGTGTTCTGAAAGGCACGTTTTGCATCGAAGGCAATTCTCATATTAGTTCGCAGATGGTTGAATAGTATGGTAACACTGTGCGGAGGCCGCATGTGTGTAACAGTTAGGAGGCACCTTCAATATCATTTTACACAGCTTTTAAGACGCAAGATAACTATATAACAATTGACGAATAGGTATTAAGTTTGCAAAAAAACTACAAAATGGATTTACAACAACAAATACAGACCGCATGGAGCGACCGCAACCTGTTGCAGGAGACGCAATATTCCGACGCTGTAAAAGCTGTGATCGAAGCGGTGGATAAAGGACACTTAAGGGTAGCTGAGCCTACAGCCGATGGCTGGAAAGTAAATGAGTGGGTAAAGCAGGCGATCCTGATGTACTTCACGATACAACCGATGGAGACGATCTCTCTATCTCCATTTGAGTTTTATGACAAAATGAAGCTGAAGAATAACTATAAGGACCTGGGTGTTCGCGTAGTGCCGCATGCGATTGCCCGTTATGGTGCTTATATCGCCAAGGGTTCTATTCTGATGCCTTCTTATGTAAACATCGGCGCTTATGTAGATGAGGGTACTATGGTAGATACCTGGGCAACGGTAGGTTCCTGTGCGCAGATCGGCAAACATGTGCACCTGAGTGGTGGTGTAGGTATCGGCGGTGTATTGGAGCCCTTGCAGGCCAGCCCGGTGATCATTGAAGATGGTTGTTTTATCGGTTCCCGTTGTATTGTTGTAGAAGGTGTGATTGTAGAGAAAGAGGCCGTATTAGGTGCTAATGTCGTGCTGACACAGTCTACCAAGATCATTGATGTAAGTGGTCCTGAGCCTGTAGAGTACAAAGGCCGTGTGCCAGCCCGCAGCGTGGTAATTCCTGGTACTTATGCCAAAAAATTCCCTGCCGGCGAGTATAACGTATCTTGTGCTCTGATCATTGGTCAGCGTAAAGCATCTACTGACCTGAAGACCAGTCTGAACGATACCTTGCGTGAATTCAACGTAGCTGTATAAGTGTAAAGGGATGGCTAAAGGGATACTGACATAAAAAAAGTTGCCATTTTCTTTACAAGAATTTGGAATTTTCAAAAAAGTATTTACCTTTGCAATCCCTTAACACGGATGCCCAGATGGCGAAATTGGTAGACGCACTGTGTTCAGGTCGCAGCGTCCGCAAGGATGTGCTGGTTCGAATCCAGTTCTGGGCACCTGAAAAGAAAGGTTTTAAGTTATTTTGTACTTAAAACCTTTTTTATTTTCACCAGGCTTATCTTTTACCCATTGTTATTGATGGCCTGCTAATTGAATGATTGTCTGAACTGCCATGGTGAAATGTTTGTTTTTGCCTCAAAAAGTTTACTGAATGATAAGCTTGTTCAAACCCCTTGTCCGTTCTTGCCACTTTATTCACCCTTTATATATTTTTCTCACATTTCTTTCCCGATATCCTCTCCCATCATTTTGCGCTGATTAATTTCTCCTAATTTACGAACGCAGTAATCCACATATGTATATCTGTTCCTGCTTTCGCCAATACCTAGTTAAACTAAAGAAGACCTTCGGAACATAGCTCCTATGGTCTTCTTTCTCAGTGTACCCATTTTACTTATTGTTTAACCAGTGTGACAGTCATCCGGTCTCCATCGAGGAGGGTATTGGATACATAGTAAGTAAGTTTCTTACAATCATATGCGGAGATGGTAGCACTTAACAGTTCATCCATCGTAATCGTATTATTTTTTACCCGCCAGCCACCGCGGGATGACTCAGAGGCTTCACACCCATCCCTATAGACATACGTTCCATTACTATTTAATAAAAAGGTATTTTGTTTTTCACAGTCATTCATCGTAGCCATCCAATCTACGGCTACAGCATCAGGGCTTTCCTTGTATTCT
Protein-coding regions in this window:
- a CDS encoding L-threonylcarbamoyladenylate synthase — translated: MINLEMEFEADITASLQILRNGGLILYPTDTIWGIGCDATNPAAVEKVFALKKRHESKSLVILLAEARDLVKYTSQPDPAIADIIDSFDRPTTIIYEGALGMAPNVIATDGSVAIRIVKDTFCRHLIKRLRVPLVSTSANISGEPSPANFKEVSLAIRTGVDYIVQHRQNDLQPATASRIVRIRKDGSMEIIRD
- a CDS encoding glycosyltransferase family 4 protein; the protein is MRIAFDAKRAFQNTTGLGNYSRSLISALANRYPEHTYYLFTPRQTTRYKPEDHYNMHVVLPREQLHKWLRSAWRSKYAVKDLQRQQVDLYHGLSHEIPFGIQHSGVKSVVTMHDLIFERYPRQYNPIDVRTYRSKAIYACRHADQIIAISQQTKEDLITFYKTPAEKITVAYQSCDPVFSIHHSQDEIAGFRTRFHLPATYFLYVGSVIERKNLLGIVHAMQQLKGKVDVPLVVLGDGKQYKKKVKTAITEAGLQQHVIWLNEQTRLPQAALPLLYQGAQALLYPSIFEGFGIPILEALWSRTPVITSQGSCFGETAGDAAIYIDPLRPETLAAAMQQLLQDQQLVTGMKEKGWIHAHQFTPERCAEGVMAVYQSVMNQ
- a CDS encoding 2,3,4,5-tetrahydropyridine-2,6-dicarboxylate N-succinyltransferase, translating into MDLQQQIQTAWSDRNLLQETQYSDAVKAVIEAVDKGHLRVAEPTADGWKVNEWVKQAILMYFTIQPMETISLSPFEFYDKMKLKNNYKDLGVRVVPHAIARYGAYIAKGSILMPSYVNIGAYVDEGTMVDTWATVGSCAQIGKHVHLSGGVGIGGVLEPLQASPVIIEDGCFIGSRCIVVEGVIVEKEAVLGANVVLTQSTKIIDVSGPEPVEYKGRVPARSVVIPGTYAKKFPAGEYNVSCALIIGQRKASTDLKTSLNDTLREFNVAV
- a CDS encoding lipocalin family protein; translated protein: MKKTKLTFALMAACTLLFACKKNKEESKPVDCPLTVESIAGSYRFATIEYKESPDAVAVDWMATMNDCEKQNTFLLNSNGTYVYRDGCEASESSRGGWRVKNNTITMDELLSATISAYDCKKLTYYVSNTLLDGDRMTVTLVKQ